The Penaeus chinensis breed Huanghai No. 1 chromosome 39, ASM1920278v2, whole genome shotgun sequence genome has a segment encoding these proteins:
- the LOC125046829 gene encoding uncharacterized protein LOC125046829 isoform X2, with translation MARDRTQVWIWLAVLGVFIQSSQCLGWGSSSCSLKQDDLRKLEALCTKTAEVVNASVANLEQKLERVLTFVEEMKKHENAWIEESSTSNGSKGTVERDVSTQEAVLVPSVLTNTPTQVESADVQGQESQNSSYRNIQTTRFEDDDDEDSDNGDEEEEDDQEVKKGECEVQVIDNHETIGMFYMTSFRHGHCANRHPVTSPIRHCLGYCATRTYIEREAGIWSQGNRCSSCQVDKLETLKIPLACDDGFTFEKAFENVVSCRCQACKPVKE, from the exons ATGGCTCGTGATAGAACCCAGGTATGGATCTGGCTGGCGGTGCTCGGCGTGTTCATTCAGTCCTCACAGTGCCTGGGTTGGGGGTCGTCCTCGTGCTCTCTCAAGCAGGACGACCTCAGGAAGCTGGAGGCACTCTGCACTAAG ACAGCCGAAGTGGTGAACGCATCAGTGGCTAATCTTGAGCAGAAACTAGAGCGAGTTCTCACGTTCGTCGAGGAAATGAAAAAGCACGAAAACGCCTGGATCGAGGAATCCAGCACGTCGAATGGTTCAA AAGGGACGGTCGAGAGAGACGTTTCGACACAGGAAGCCGTCCTTGTGCCTTCGGTGCTGACGAACACACCGACGCAGGTGGAGTCTGCTGACGTCCAGGGGCAGGAGAGTCAGAACAGCAGCTACAGGAACATCCAGACCACTCGCTTTGAGGACGACGacgatgaagatagtgataatggtgacgaggaagaagaagatgatcagGAGGTTaagaaag GAGAATGCGAAGTTCAGGTCATCGACAACCACGAAACTATCGGCATGTTCTATATGACCTCCTTCCGCCACGGCCACTGCGCCAACAGACACCCGGTAACTTCGCCCATTCGCCACTGCCTCGGCTACTGCGCCACCAGGACCTACATTG aacgGGAAGCAGGAATCTGGAGCCAAGGCAACCGCTGCAGCAGCTGTCAGGTGGACAAGCTGGAAACCCTCAAAATCCCTCTCGCTTGTGACGACGGCTTCACCTTCGAGAAAGCCTTCGAAAACGTCGTCAGTTGTCGCTGCCAGGCCTGCAAGCCCGTGAAGGAGTAG
- the LOC125046829 gene encoding uncharacterized protein LOC125046829 isoform X1, protein MARDRTQVWIWLAVLGVFIQSSQCLGWGSSSCSLKQDDLRKLEALCTKTAEVVNASVANLEQKLERVLTFVEEMKKHENAWIEESSTSNGSKGTVERDVSTQEAVLVPSVLTNTPTQVESADVQGQESQNSSYRNIQTTRFEDDDDEDSDNGDEEEEDDQEVKKETLLFNIPSSTSPTGECEVQVIDNHETIGMFYMTSFRHGHCANRHPVTSPIRHCLGYCATRTYIEREAGIWSQGNRCSSCQVDKLETLKIPLACDDGFTFEKAFENVVSCRCQACKPVKE, encoded by the exons ATGGCTCGTGATAGAACCCAGGTATGGATCTGGCTGGCGGTGCTCGGCGTGTTCATTCAGTCCTCACAGTGCCTGGGTTGGGGGTCGTCCTCGTGCTCTCTCAAGCAGGACGACCTCAGGAAGCTGGAGGCACTCTGCACTAAG ACAGCCGAAGTGGTGAACGCATCAGTGGCTAATCTTGAGCAGAAACTAGAGCGAGTTCTCACGTTCGTCGAGGAAATGAAAAAGCACGAAAACGCCTGGATCGAGGAATCCAGCACGTCGAATGGTTCAA AAGGGACGGTCGAGAGAGACGTTTCGACACAGGAAGCCGTCCTTGTGCCTTCGGTGCTGACGAACACACCGACGCAGGTGGAGTCTGCTGACGTCCAGGGGCAGGAGAGTCAGAACAGCAGCTACAGGAACATCCAGACCACTCGCTTTGAGGACGACGacgatgaagatagtgataatggtgacgaggaagaagaagatgatcagGAGGTTaagaaag aAACCCTTCTTTTCAACATTCCGTCTTCCACTTCCCCCACAGGAGAATGCGAAGTTCAGGTCATCGACAACCACGAAACTATCGGCATGTTCTATATGACCTCCTTCCGCCACGGCCACTGCGCCAACAGACACCCGGTAACTTCGCCCATTCGCCACTGCCTCGGCTACTGCGCCACCAGGACCTACATTG aacgGGAAGCAGGAATCTGGAGCCAAGGCAACCGCTGCAGCAGCTGTCAGGTGGACAAGCTGGAAACCCTCAAAATCCCTCTCGCTTGTGACGACGGCTTCACCTTCGAGAAAGCCTTCGAAAACGTCGTCAGTTGTCGCTGCCAGGCCTGCAAGCCCGTGAAGGAGTAG